The Thermoflavifilum sp. genome contains a region encoding:
- a CDS encoding SusD/RagB family nutrient-binding outer membrane lipoprotein → MKLQNYSSPLILILLCAGLLGSSCTRNFDSINTNPEDVITVSTESLFARACLGATNGPGADFQQYYDVYRDVNPWMELWVYNGGNPTAFNEVGANFNYRYGIYYQNVGNYLADIMHKINSMSDADKAKYQNELAIAQILNVYYAWYVSDINGDIPYTQAFQLRYGGTDQPKYDYQDSLFTIWDTQLKQAVSTLKSNNSAQQVSYGNYDLFYNGDVSKWIKAGTSLRLKIAMRLMKRNPSMLSSIANEVIASGDLMSSNDDNWIFYARNGSTGPGGNWDPTGFVAPKPMVDFMWNTSDPRIGLFFQKNDYDSLTFVALQQQGKISPDSSWNPRQYVGMFCSPDAIKTPLGRRLIFRDTLKQGGNNILLDTLSLIQYRLFQAEYPDQNGNIGQGNTPFVMLTYPDVCLMRAELAARGLTTEDPAQWYYEGIKASISMYDQLASMAKIFDYNSVAVTQQAINNYLNNPTIQYNPAKGIKQICVQEFINYFKQFNEAWALWKRTGYPDSTTDLVREPLQSGGQYLEIPRRAVFNNVISGAPNYDNVQAALQHMSSDPDWGTGPADVYGRVWWDKK, encoded by the coding sequence ATGAAACTGCAAAATTATTCTTCGCCTCTTATCCTCATCCTGCTTTGTGCTGGTTTGCTGGGTTCATCCTGTACAAGAAATTTTGATAGCATCAACACCAATCCCGAAGATGTAATCACGGTATCTACAGAATCCTTGTTTGCTCGTGCCTGCCTGGGAGCTACAAATGGCCCCGGAGCTGACTTTCAGCAATATTATGATGTCTATCGCGACGTAAATCCCTGGATGGAATTATGGGTATATAATGGTGGAAATCCTACCGCTTTTAATGAGGTGGGGGCAAACTTTAATTACCGCTATGGTATTTATTATCAGAATGTGGGGAATTATCTTGCCGACATTATGCATAAAATAAACTCCATGTCCGACGCCGATAAGGCTAAATACCAGAACGAACTGGCTATTGCGCAAATATTGAATGTGTATTATGCCTGGTATGTTTCAGATATCAATGGTGATATCCCTTATACACAAGCATTTCAATTGCGTTATGGTGGAACGGATCAACCAAAATATGATTATCAGGATTCATTATTTACCATCTGGGATACTCAGTTAAAGCAGGCTGTGAGCACCCTGAAATCAAATAATAGTGCACAGCAGGTGAGTTATGGTAATTATGATTTGTTTTATAATGGTGATGTGAGCAAATGGATAAAGGCAGGAACAAGTCTTCGACTGAAAATCGCTATGCGATTGATGAAACGTAATCCCAGTATGCTGTCTTCCATCGCAAATGAAGTAATCGCAAGCGGCGATTTGATGAGTAGCAACGATGATAACTGGATTTTTTATGCTCGAAACGGATCAACGGGGCCGGGTGGAAACTGGGATCCTACTGGATTTGTGGCGCCCAAGCCCATGGTTGATTTTATGTGGAATACTTCAGACCCACGAATCGGACTGTTTTTCCAGAAAAATGATTACGACTCCTTAACTTTTGTGGCACTGCAACAGCAGGGAAAAATAAGTCCGGATTCGAGCTGGAATCCACGCCAGTATGTGGGTATGTTTTGTAGTCCGGATGCCATCAAAACTCCTCTCGGCAGGCGACTTATTTTCCGGGATACTCTGAAACAGGGTGGAAATAATATTCTGCTCGACACGCTTTCACTGATTCAATATCGATTGTTTCAGGCCGAATATCCTGATCAAAACGGCAATATAGGTCAGGGCAATACACCCTTTGTAATGCTCACCTATCCTGATGTTTGCTTGATGCGGGCCGAGCTGGCTGCAAGAGGATTAACTACGGAAGACCCTGCCCAATGGTATTATGAAGGAATAAAAGCCTCTATCAGCATGTATGATCAGCTCGCTTCAATGGCTAAAATATTCGACTACAACAGCGTAGCGGTAACTCAACAGGCTATTAACAACTATTTGAATAATCCTACCATCCAGTATAATCCTGCTAAAGGAATCAAACAAATTTGTGTACAGGAATTCATCAATTATTTCAAACAATTTAATGAAGCCTGGGCTCTGTGGAAAAGAACGGGTTATCCGGATAGCACTACCGATCTTGTCCGTGAACCTCTTCAAAGTGGAGGACAATATTTAGAAATACCGAGAAGAGCCGTATTCAACAATGTTATTTCAGGAGCACCCAATTATGATAATGTACAGGCTGCTTTGCAGCATATGTCTTCTGACCCGGACTGGGGAACAGGACCGGCAGATGTTTATGGCCGGGTGTGGTGGGATAAAAAATAA
- a CDS encoding cytochrome c, with product MSRYLFPLLVIASVYGKIHAQSITFYKDIAPIIYTRCTSCHHPGENTPFSLMSYTDVAKRADFIWQVIKRGYMPPWKPDTAYRHFCGERVLSSQQVQLIKEWIDSGKQAGEPDSAREKQYLARFFQDTKLNRPPDLSIQMEHPYQIKGDNKERFVFVKIPFEIDSPRNVEAIEFVASNLRYIHHVNYAIYPAVEGVDIHQGGKPATLDEDSPSAFQQFDPYLKGNVQMIHYGGWIPGTSYESFPLDIGFVLPRKGVVILTFHFAPSPVDTTITAALHFFFKQTPIRREIETISIGSGGIGNIMPPLLILPNQIDSFEVTAETSKDISLLYVWPHMHLLGKSFKAFAVTPAHDTIHLIYIPHWDFSWQDLYRFPHLIYLPEGSIVHVIGVYDNTEQNPRNPFHPPQMIFGDTNELMKTTDEMLTLILLYVDYHMGDEHVPICNEP from the coding sequence ATGTCAAGATATCTATTCCCTTTGCTTGTCATTGCATCCGTATATGGTAAAATTCATGCTCAATCCATAACTTTCTATAAGGATATAGCCCCTATCATTTATACCCGATGCACGAGCTGCCATCATCCTGGAGAAAATACACCTTTTTCGCTGATGAGTTATACAGATGTTGCCAAACGTGCTGATTTTATATGGCAGGTGATCAAGCGTGGATACATGCCGCCATGGAAACCCGATACAGCCTACCGACATTTTTGCGGGGAACGTGTACTCAGTTCACAGCAAGTTCAGCTCATTAAGGAATGGATTGATTCCGGGAAGCAGGCAGGGGAGCCGGATTCCGCACGCGAAAAACAGTATCTGGCCAGGTTTTTTCAGGATACAAAATTAAACCGGCCTCCGGATTTGTCCATTCAGATGGAACATCCCTATCAAATAAAAGGAGATAATAAAGAGCGTTTTGTATTTGTGAAGATTCCCTTTGAAATAGATTCACCGCGCAATGTGGAGGCCATTGAATTCGTAGCCAGTAATCTCAGATATATTCATCATGTAAATTACGCCATATATCCTGCTGTTGAAGGAGTTGATATTCACCAGGGTGGCAAACCTGCAACCCTTGATGAAGACAGCCCATCTGCATTTCAACAATTTGATCCGTATCTGAAAGGGAATGTGCAAATGATTCATTATGGAGGCTGGATACCCGGTACTTCTTACGAATCATTTCCGCTTGATATTGGATTTGTATTACCCAGAAAGGGTGTGGTGATTCTCACTTTTCATTTCGCCCCGAGTCCTGTAGATACAACAATAACTGCAGCTTTACATTTCTTTTTCAAGCAAACTCCCATAAGAAGAGAAATTGAAACCATCAGCATCGGATCTGGAGGTATCGGTAACATCATGCCACCACTTTTGATTTTACCAAACCAGATCGACAGCTTTGAAGTCACCGCAGAAACCAGCAAGGATATTTCCCTGCTATATGTCTGGCCGCACATGCATCTACTGGGAAAATCATTTAAAGCATTTGCCGTCACGCCTGCACACGACACCATTCATCTGATTTATATTCCTCATTGGGATTTCAGCTGGCAGGACCTGTATCGTTTCCCTCATCTTATCTATTTACCAGAGGGGAGTATAGTGCATGTAATTGGGGTATATGATAACACCGAACAAAATCCGCGTAATCCATTTCATCCTCCACAAATGATTTTTGGTGATACTAATGAACTGATGAAAACAACCGATGAAATGTTGACGTTGATTTTGTTGTATGTTGATTATCACATGGGCGATGAACATGTGCCGATATGTAATGAACCATAA
- a CDS encoding redoxin domain-containing protein: protein MIFCYEIVYENIHNYFVILSRYIYMKYWPSIWIISLLFVSFSLRATAQDLSKSTQQVFISPQLSLHTLSGGEITLSQALGKHEFELFIFLSPECPLCQNYSVPLNDLYLKFHNYSIAWIGIIPGRGFSDEQIQDFINRYHIRFPVYVDADMQLTHVLGASVTPQVILLNRKGKLLYSGAIDNWAVSLGQQRTIITQHYLQDALNNSLKGIPLTITRTQPVGCYINDF from the coding sequence ATGATTTTCTGTTATGAAATTGTTTACGAAAACATTCACAACTATTTCGTAATTTTATCCAGATATATATATATGAAATATTGGCCATCCATATGGATCATTTCACTGCTTTTCGTATCATTCTCCCTGAGAGCAACCGCGCAAGATCTATCTAAAAGCACACAACAAGTCTTTATTTCACCTCAACTAAGCTTACACACTTTATCGGGAGGTGAAATTACGCTATCACAGGCGTTGGGAAAACATGAATTCGAATTGTTTATTTTTCTTTCACCAGAGTGCCCTTTATGCCAGAATTACAGTGTTCCATTGAACGATCTGTATCTAAAATTTCATAACTATTCGATTGCATGGATAGGGATTATACCCGGTAGAGGATTCAGCGATGAGCAGATTCAGGATTTCATCAATCGATATCATATTCGCTTTCCGGTATATGTGGATGCCGATATGCAGCTGACACATGTATTAGGTGCCAGCGTCACCCCGCAGGTGATTTTGTTAAACCGTAAAGGAAAACTACTATACAGTGGAGCTATTGATAATTGGGCTGTAAGCCTGGGTCAGCAACGTACGATTATCACGCAGCACTATCTGCAGGATGCATTGAACAATAGTTTGAAAGGTATCCCGTTAACCATTACACGCACACAACCGGTTGGATGTTATATCAACGATTTCTAA
- a CDS encoding VCBS repeat-containing protein, with protein sequence MRNYFFNIVIILSIVLSGCSHQQNKTLFTLLPSSLTGVYFRNDLHEDSLHNILEYEYFYNGGGVAIGDLNNDGLPDIYFTANRGENKLYLNEGHMHFRDVTKQAGVAGRPDGWKTGVTMVDVNGDGLLDIYVCYSGNVDGKLRENQLFINLGTDKDGIPHFKEEAATYGLADSGYSTQAIFFDMDHDGDLDCLVLNHNIKTFTVQQLIEDKNKIDPNAGNHLYENVNGHFINVTAREGIISNPIGFGLGVAVSDVNNDGWDDIYVSNDYNEKDYLYINDGTGRHFHDEILSRLAHMSYYSMGCDIADVNNDGFPDILTLDMLPPDNKRQKLLYYPDDRAMHAWMVQNGFGEQIMRNMLQLNNGDGTFSEIGQLAGVSNTDWSWSPLIADFDNDGWKDIFITNGYKRDNTDMDYQVFRNDYILNQLLNKRKVNNMDLLRKMPSTPLHNYIFRNNHHLQFEDETEAWGMNQLTFSNGAAYADLDNDGDLDLVVNNVDTTAFIYQNMTTEYLHRHYLNIRLDGNSPNRFGLGAKIFAYAGKALQYFEQMPTRGFQSSVSTLIHIGLGNVKRLDSIRVIWPGGATQILTNISADQLITLHQRDAKVRYMASQPDENPVFTPLSPPVAFVDATYTFDDFSRQPLLYQSLSNCTPTMAVADINHDGLPDLFLGGAEGRPAIMYLQQHDGSFIPADAGAFARDIHSTHVASTFLDANGDGYPDLYVVCGGYGDYTLNDPALQDKLYINDGHGHLVYDSAALPVMHESKSCVAVADVNRDGHPDLFVGGRFLPGAYPETPVSYLLINDGSGHFQDKTNELSPDLRHIGMVTDAAWVDVNQDGWPDLIVVGEWMPISIFINHHGKLVNETKRYFSHLYSGLWNCLYVGDINHDGRPDIVAGNLGLNTQLHASDSHPLLMVYADFDHNGTIDPILCNPVQGVSYPFPTRDELLLQIPSLRKKFPSYASYANATLSDIFTAAQLKQADTLSVNTLNSMCFLNEGKKFVAVDLPIQAQFSPVYRIIPVTHHHTDNVDLLLLGNQTNMALRLGRCDASEGILLKNDGAGHFTYLPPYESGLHIHGNIRSATWIKIGDQSVLFIGANHMPLQAYQVNE encoded by the coding sequence ATGCGCAATTATTTTTTTAATATCGTTATCATCTTATCTATCGTTCTTTCTGGATGCAGCCATCAGCAAAATAAAACTTTATTTACATTATTGCCATCTTCTTTAACCGGTGTCTATTTTCGAAACGATCTACATGAAGATAGCCTCCATAATATTCTGGAGTATGAATATTTTTATAACGGTGGAGGTGTAGCTATCGGCGATTTGAATAACGACGGACTTCCTGATATTTATTTTACGGCCAATAGAGGAGAAAATAAATTGTACCTGAACGAGGGGCACATGCATTTCAGAGATGTAACAAAACAGGCGGGGGTGGCAGGAAGGCCCGATGGATGGAAGACAGGTGTAACGATGGTAGATGTAAACGGTGATGGATTGCTGGATATTTACGTTTGTTACTCGGGCAATGTAGATGGGAAATTGCGCGAAAATCAATTGTTTATCAATCTTGGCACGGATAAAGATGGGATCCCGCATTTTAAAGAAGAAGCCGCAACTTACGGACTGGCCGATTCGGGATACAGTACACAGGCTATATTTTTTGATATGGATCATGATGGGGATCTCGACTGTCTGGTGTTGAATCACAATATCAAAACATTTACCGTTCAGCAGCTCATCGAGGATAAAAATAAAATCGATCCGAATGCGGGTAATCATTTATATGAGAATGTGAACGGTCATTTTATAAATGTCACTGCCCGTGAAGGTATAATAAGCAATCCCATTGGATTTGGTTTAGGTGTAGCTGTATCTGATGTAAACAACGATGGATGGGATGATATTTATGTTTCAAATGATTACAATGAGAAGGATTATCTCTATATCAATGATGGAACGGGCAGGCATTTCCATGATGAAATTTTATCCAGGCTTGCTCATATGTCGTATTATAGCATGGGTTGTGATATAGCTGATGTGAATAATGATGGATTCCCGGATATACTTACCCTGGATATGTTACCTCCCGATAATAAAAGACAAAAACTGTTATACTATCCGGATGATAGGGCCATGCATGCATGGATGGTGCAAAACGGATTTGGAGAACAGATCATGCGAAACATGTTGCAACTCAATAATGGCGATGGTACCTTCAGCGAAATAGGCCAGCTCGCCGGAGTGAGCAATACAGATTGGAGCTGGAGTCCATTGATTGCCGATTTTGATAACGATGGCTGGAAAGATATTTTTATCACAAACGGATATAAAAGAGATAATACCGACATGGATTATCAAGTTTTTAGAAATGATTACATCCTCAATCAATTACTCAACAAAAGGAAAGTCAACAACATGGATTTACTACGAAAAATGCCTTCTACTCCGCTACACAACTACATCTTTCGAAATAACCACCATTTACAGTTTGAAGATGAAACCGAAGCATGGGGAATGAATCAACTCACTTTCTCAAACGGTGCAGCTTATGCGGATCTGGATAATGACGGGGATCTGGATCTCGTGGTAAACAATGTGGATACAACGGCTTTCATTTATCAGAATATGACCACAGAGTATCTGCATCGGCATTACCTGAATATTCGCCTGGATGGTAATTCTCCCAATCGCTTCGGTTTGGGTGCAAAGATATTTGCGTATGCAGGCAAAGCGTTGCAATATTTTGAACAGATGCCTACGCGCGGATTTCAGTCGTCCGTTTCAACGCTTATCCATATCGGACTCGGAAATGTTAAGAGGCTGGACAGCATTCGGGTTATTTGGCCAGGTGGCGCTACCCAGATCTTAACAAATATATCTGCAGATCAACTGATTACGCTGCATCAGCGCGATGCAAAGGTTCGGTACATGGCTTCACAGCCCGATGAGAATCCTGTTTTTACACCGCTATCACCTCCTGTTGCCTTCGTTGATGCAACATACACTTTTGATGATTTTAGCAGACAACCGCTATTATATCAATCCTTATCGAACTGCACACCTACCATGGCCGTGGCAGATATAAACCATGATGGCTTACCTGATTTATTTTTAGGAGGTGCAGAAGGCAGGCCTGCAATCATGTACCTGCAACAACATGACGGTAGTTTCATACCTGCAGATGCCGGTGCATTTGCCAGAGATATACATTCCACTCATGTGGCATCTACTTTCCTGGATGCAAATGGTGATGGATATCCCGATCTCTATGTGGTTTGCGGTGGATATGGAGATTATACGTTAAACGATCCCGCCCTGCAGGATAAATTGTATATCAATGATGGACATGGGCATCTGGTATACGATAGTGCTGCATTACCTGTGATGCATGAGAGTAAGTCCTGTGTAGCTGTTGCAGATGTAAATCGAGACGGACATCCCGATTTGTTTGTGGGCGGCCGCTTCTTGCCGGGTGCTTATCCGGAAACGCCAGTTAGCTATTTGTTGATAAACGATGGCAGCGGGCATTTTCAGGATAAGACCAATGAACTATCGCCTGATTTAAGGCATATCGGTATGGTAACCGATGCGGCCTGGGTCGATGTAAATCAGGATGGATGGCCCGATTTGATAGTCGTGGGAGAATGGATGCCGATTTCTATATTTATCAATCATCATGGTAAACTTGTAAATGAAACAAAACGATATTTTTCACATCTTTATTCCGGCTTGTGGAATTGTTTATACGTAGGCGATATCAATCATGATGGAAGGCCCGATATTGTTGCGGGAAACTTAGGATTGAATACACAATTGCATGCAAGCGACAGCCATCCACTCCTGATGGTTTATGCCGATTTTGATCACAATGGAACCATAGATCCAATATTATGCAATCCTGTTCAGGGTGTAAGCTATCCTTTTCCAACCCGTGATGAACTGTTGTTACAAATTCCCTCACTGAGAAAAAAATTCCCGAGTTATGCGAGTTATGCAAATGCTACCTTATCTGATATTTTTACGGCCGCTCAATTGAAACAGGCCGATACCTTATCCGTAAACACATTGAATAGTATGTGTTTCCTGAATGAAGGTAAAAAGTTTGTCGCGGTTGATTTGCCCATACAGGCCCAGTTTTCACCCGTTTATCGGATTATTCCGGTAACCCATCATCACACGGATAATGTGGATTTATTGCTATTGGGTAATCAAACGAATATGGCTTTACGGCTCGGGCGTTGTGATGCCAGCGAAGGCATATTGCTGAAAAACGATGGCGCGGGACATTTTACTTATCTGCCGCCTTATGAATCAGGCTTGCATATTCATGGAAATATCCGATCCGCTACATGGATAAAGATCGGTGATCAATCCGTATTGTTCATAGGTGCCAATCACATGCCTTTGCAGGCATATCAGGTGAATGAGTAA
- a CDS encoding DNA polymerase/3'-5' exonuclease PolX → MIDNQTIADQLILLSKLMEIHGENPFKARSYALAAFEIEKLNRPIATYTAEEIQQIKGIGEAIGKKIQQIIQEGQFPLLQKYLATTPAGVQEMLQIKGLGPKKIRVIWKEMGIESIGELLYACHENRLLHQKGFGPKSQESIKNEILFYLSQKGKFLYAEVEPFATEIWQRLKQQFPSAHLTYTGAYRRQLEIIDRLEMLTDASPEQVQHVFPEARFQQTKTLQLIQPQQPPLEILFTTPESWGSALFVHTGSPEFVKNYETQFPQVMSRMYSEEEMLFTAAGLEVIPPCLRDDMRWIEKARLHQLPQLIQPTDIRGIIHAHSQWSDGLHSLEMMAKACMQQGFEYLVICDHSQSAFYANGLTPERVKAQHQEIDALNEQLHPFKIFKGIEADILPDGRLDYPDEILASFDIVIASVHSALQMPLEKAMQRLLKAIAHPFTTILGHMTGRLLLSRNGYPVDHNIIIQACKENHVVIELNAHPRRLDIDWRWIPQAVESGVMLSIDPDAHQINGFQDVRYGVLAAQKGGLTATQNLSSMGRRELETYLQKIKQQKSS, encoded by the coding sequence ATGATCGACAACCAGACCATTGCAGATCAGCTGATTTTGCTTTCCAAACTCATGGAAATCCATGGTGAAAATCCTTTTAAAGCTCGTTCCTATGCGCTGGCAGCTTTTGAGATCGAAAAACTAAACCGCCCCATTGCTACCTATACCGCCGAAGAAATTCAGCAAATAAAAGGAATCGGAGAGGCCATAGGAAAAAAAATTCAGCAAATCATTCAGGAAGGTCAATTTCCGCTCTTACAAAAATACCTGGCCACCACCCCAGCCGGGGTGCAGGAAATGCTTCAAATTAAAGGACTGGGACCGAAAAAAATTCGGGTTATCTGGAAAGAGATGGGCATCGAATCCATCGGTGAATTGCTTTATGCCTGCCATGAAAATCGCCTCCTGCATCAAAAGGGTTTCGGACCGAAATCACAGGAAAGTATCAAAAATGAAATCCTTTTTTATCTCTCACAGAAAGGAAAATTTTTATATGCAGAAGTTGAGCCTTTTGCAACCGAAATATGGCAACGACTCAAGCAACAGTTTCCTTCAGCACATCTGACCTATACAGGCGCTTACCGCCGACAGCTGGAAATCATTGATCGACTGGAGATGCTGACGGATGCGTCACCTGAACAAGTGCAACATGTATTTCCTGAAGCCAGGTTTCAACAAACAAAAACCTTACAGCTGATACAACCCCAACAACCTCCTCTGGAAATCCTATTCACTACTCCTGAAAGCTGGGGTTCCGCGTTATTTGTCCATACCGGATCACCTGAGTTTGTAAAAAACTATGAAACACAGTTTCCACAGGTCATGAGCCGAATGTACTCCGAAGAAGAAATGTTGTTTACAGCCGCAGGTCTGGAGGTGATTCCACCCTGTTTGCGTGACGATATGCGCTGGATTGAGAAAGCCCGACTGCATCAACTTCCTCAGTTGATTCAACCGACAGACATTAGAGGCATTATCCATGCACATAGCCAGTGGAGCGATGGTTTACATAGCCTTGAAATGATGGCAAAGGCCTGTATGCAACAGGGATTCGAATATCTGGTGATTTGCGACCATTCTCAATCGGCTTTTTATGCTAATGGGCTTACACCGGAACGTGTAAAAGCGCAACATCAAGAAATAGATGCGCTGAACGAACAATTGCATCCGTTTAAAATCTTTAAAGGCATTGAAGCGGATATTCTTCCCGATGGAAGGCTGGACTATCCGGATGAAATACTGGCCTCATTCGATATCGTCATTGCATCTGTACACTCGGCCCTGCAGATGCCGCTGGAAAAAGCCATGCAACGCTTGCTGAAAGCCATTGCTCATCCATTTACCACCATTCTCGGGCATATGACCGGTCGACTGCTGTTATCGCGCAACGGCTATCCTGTTGACCACAACATCATCATCCAGGCATGTAAGGAAAATCATGTTGTGATTGAATTAAATGCTCATCCCCGTCGATTGGATATCGATTGGCGATGGATACCACAGGCCGTTGAATCAGGCGTGATGTTATCTATCGATCCTGATGCACATCAGATCAATGGATTTCAGGATGTCCGTTATGGTGTGCTTGCCGCACAGAAAGGCGGACTCACGGCCACACAAAATCTAAGCAGCATGGGTAGAAGAGAATTAGAAACCTATCTGCAAAAAATAAAACAACAAAAATCATCTTAA
- the rpmA gene encoding 50S ribosomal protein L27, with amino-acid sequence MAHKKGEGSVKNGRDSQSKRLGVKVFGGQNVKSGNIIVRQRGTVYHPGKNVGLGRDFTLFALVDGVVEFKKGKNDKTIVSVIPVNTSAEAQA; translated from the coding sequence ATGGCACATAAAAAAGGTGAAGGTAGTGTAAAGAATGGCCGCGATTCTCAGAGTAAAAGGCTGGGTGTCAAAGTGTTTGGCGGGCAAAACGTGAAAAGCGGTAATATCATTGTACGTCAGCGTGGCACCGTATATCATCCGGGTAAAAATGTGGGACTGGGAAGAGATTTTACTTTGTTCGCACTGGTTGATGGTGTGGTGGAGTTTAAAAAAGGAAAAAACGACAAGACCATTGTCTCAGTAATCCCTGTGAACACTTCTGCTGAAGCTCAGGCCTGA
- the rplU gene encoding 50S ribosomal protein L21 has translation MFAIVQIAGQQFKVTPGQSLLVNRLQGEVGDTLEFDHVPLVFNDEKLESGETGKKVKATIQYHTLGKKVIAFKMKRRKGFRKKKGFRAALTCIKIEEII, from the coding sequence ATGTTTGCGATTGTACAGATAGCCGGTCAGCAATTTAAAGTTACACCCGGGCAATCATTACTGGTGAATCGCCTGCAGGGCGAAGTTGGCGATACCCTGGAATTCGATCATGTTCCGCTTGTTTTCAATGATGAAAAGCTGGAGAGTGGAGAAACCGGTAAGAAAGTTAAAGCCACCATTCAATATCATACGCTGGGCAAAAAAGTAATTGCCTTTAAGATGAAGCGCAGAAAGGGATTTCGGAAGAAAAAAGGTTTCCGCGCAGCATTAACCTGTATTAAAATCGAAGAAATTATTTAA